Genomic segment of Drosophila ananassae strain 14024-0371.13 chromosome 2L, ASM1763931v2, whole genome shotgun sequence:
GTGTGTCCACCATTGACGTGAGTGGCTCGGACATGGTTGGCGCCGGGCAAGAGGTCCTTCTTACTGGCTGGGGATCAGTTTTTCATTTTGGCACTGGTCCTTTCGCCAAGTATCCCACAGTGTTGCAGAAATTGGACTACAAGACCCTCAGCAACCAAAAATGCAAGGAAACCATGACCCAACTGACGGACACGGAGATCTGTGCCCTCGAGAGATTCGGCAAAGGGGCCTGCAATGTAAGATTAAACTCAGACTCAAGCTTTTAAagatattgtttataatatCCCCAATTTTAGGGCGACTCTGGCGGACCTCTGGTAATGCGCAGTGGAGAGACTGTAAAGCAGGTTGGCGTTGTCTCCTATGGAACTGCTTTCTGTGCTTCCAATAATCCGGATGTCTATACCCGAGTGTCCATGTTTGATGGTTGGATAAAAGAGAGAATggcttaaacatttttttaatattttgtcaATGGTTTAATAAAGATAGTTTCCTAAAAAGCAACTACTCTCTTAAAGCTCCTACGGAAAACAGCTCACGTTCGCAAAAtagatattcgccaaaaagcTAAGTGGGTTACGTTACCAGCAGAATGGCTCAttataatttcaatttcaagaTCAAATTTAATGGCATAACCAAGTATCCCAACTGGGCCAGATATCTGCGATATCTATGCTAATTTCTCTCCACATGGGGGCCAAGTTTTTACTTAAGTAGCGAGACTGATGCGAAGCCCCCGACATTACCCAAGCGACAATGGCTCCCATTGAGTTGCTGCTGATTGGAGTACTAGCCATAGAAGGTGCCTTTGGGCGACTAAATTGTGAGACCTTAAAATGAAAGAGTGCCATAGTTTCaacaaatattttctagcCCGCCAGCCCAGTGGATACACACCCCACAGAATTGTTGGAGGAGCGGATGTCCCGCCGGGAGAACATGTCCCCTATCAAGTATCCCTCCAATATCAGACTCGTAATggacaaatgcatttctgcgGGGGATCCATCATTGCCCCCAACCGCATCCTAACAGCTGCCCACTGTTGCCAGGGCTTAAATGCGAGTCGCATGTCCGTAGTGGCTGGAATACGAAGCCTGCAAGAAATAGGATCCCGCTCCAAGGTTCTCTCCTTCACCATTCATCCAGATTACAAGGAGCTGGTCACCAGCGACCTGTCCGTTCTGTATATAGATCCTCCGCTAGAGTTTGACAACACAACCATCGGTGCCATTGACTTGCAGTCGAATTACGTGGGCGGAGGAGTTCCGGTGACCCTAACTGGTTGGGGCTTACGCCTATGGGTACCTTTTCCCTACCTGGACGATGTCAACTACCCTAATGTCCTGCAGCGGATGAGCTATCATACGATTACGAACCAGGAGTGCAGGAATGCTGGCATGGACAGTGTGACGGATACGGAAGTCTGCGCCAGAGGACCTTTCAGGGGGGCTTGTTCGGTAAGGCTATGTGGATCATGCATTATTCGAATTGTGTCATGAAGTTTATAACCTTTAGGGCGATTCTGGTGGACCGCTGGTGATGAGAACGGACGAGGGCCTAAAACAAGTAGGCATAGTATCCTACGGATTGGTGGTTTGTGGCCTGTTCATATCCCCGGATGTCTACACCCGAGTGTCAACCTTTACTGAATGGATAGTGGGTCATCTGGAGTTCTAGATGAATCCTTAAACTTTTGTGGCTTCTTATTGTTCATTTGCCGCAAACAATGATTTAACAATaaaccgaaaaaaataaatcaagtgATAGATTCCTACTCGGCTGCTGCTTCCTCAGCTGGCGGGGCTTCTGCTGGGGCTTCTGCAGGGGCTTCTGCGGGGGCTTCTTCGGCCGGTGGCGGAGCCTCTTCTGCGGCTGGTGCTGCTTCTTctgctggtggtgctggtggcgGGGCTTCCTCGGCAGGGGGAGCAGCCTCTGCTGGCGGTGCCTCTTCTGCAGGCGGGGCTTCTGCAGCGGCTTCTGCTGGCGCCTCTTGACCTTCAGCCGCAGGTGCAGCTTCTGCTGGTGCAGGAGCCTCGGAGGGAGCATCTGCTGGTGGAGCTTCTCCCTCGGCCGGAGCTGCTTCATCCATGGGGCTCACATTCATATCGGAGCCGCGTGCAGTAGCTGGAGCCGAT
This window contains:
- the LOC6500521 gene encoding chymotrypsin-1; the protein is MKECHSFNKYFLARQPSGYTPHRIVGGADVPPGEHVPYQVSLQYQTRNGQMHFCGGSIIAPNRILTAAHCCQGLNASRMSVVAGIRSLQEIGSRSKVLSFTIHPDYKELVTSDLSVLYIDPPLEFDNTTIGAIDLQSNYVGGGVPVTLTGWGLRLWVPFPYLDDVNYPNVLQRMSYHTITNQECRNAGMDSVTDTEVCARGPFRGACSGDSGGPLVMRTDEGLKQVGIVSYGLVVCGLFISPDVYTRVSTFTEWIVGHLEF